One genomic region from Reichenbachiella ulvae encodes:
- the rpsU gene encoding 30S ribosomal protein S21: MLIINVKENESIDKALKRFKKKFEKTGVLRELRSRTHFEKKSVTKRAEKIRAAYKQKMYAEENY; encoded by the coding sequence ATGTTAATTATAAACGTAAAAGAAAACGAATCTATTGATAAGGCTTTGAAACGCTTCAAGAAGAAGTTCGAGAAAACTGGCGTTTTGAGAGAGTTGAGATCAAGAACTCACTTTGAGAAGAAGTCTGTTACTAAAAGAGCAGAGAAAATCAGAGCTGCTTATAAGCAAAAAATGTACGCAGAAGAAAACTACTAA
- a CDS encoding tyrosine-type recombinase/integrase → MKYLLNEKRYSVHTVGSYEIDLLQFQSFLEDLDADLDQASTKMLRAWIVSLIEEGKSPRSVNRKIASLRTYYKFLLKRELIKKNPALNLKPLKTAKQLPQFVQKSEMNNLLDHSVFSDDFEGHRDRVIMELLYSTGIRRAELIGLKEEDVDLFNGTIKVLGKRNKERIIPLAKSNVALLKSYISSKNNAGFESPFMLVTNQGKQSYPMMINRIVKKYLGYISNIDKKSPHVLRHTFATHMLDNGADLNAVKDLLGHASLAATQVYTHNSLEKLKTVFDQAHPKA, encoded by the coding sequence TTGAAATACCTCCTTAATGAGAAGCGTTACAGTGTTCATACTGTAGGCTCATATGAAATTGATCTCCTTCAATTTCAGTCTTTCCTAGAAGATTTAGATGCTGATTTAGATCAAGCCTCCACAAAGATGTTGAGGGCTTGGATAGTATCCTTGATAGAAGAGGGTAAAAGCCCCCGGTCTGTCAATAGAAAAATTGCATCTCTCAGAACTTACTATAAGTTTTTGCTAAAACGGGAACTGATAAAAAAGAATCCCGCTCTCAATCTCAAACCATTAAAAACAGCCAAGCAACTTCCTCAGTTCGTTCAAAAATCTGAGATGAATAATCTTTTAGATCATTCTGTTTTCTCTGATGATTTTGAAGGGCATAGAGATCGCGTAATAATGGAATTGCTTTATAGCACAGGTATCCGAAGAGCGGAATTGATTGGTTTAAAAGAGGAGGATGTTGATTTGTTTAATGGTACGATCAAGGTTCTTGGAAAAAGAAATAAAGAGCGAATCATTCCCCTTGCTAAAAGCAACGTGGCCTTGTTGAAATCGTATATATCTAGTAAGAACAATGCGGGTTTTGAAAGTCCATTTATGCTAGTAACTAACCAAGGCAAACAATCCTATCCCATGATGATAAATAGAATCGTCAAAAAATATCTGGGGTATATTTCCAATATAGATAAGAAAAGTCCTCATGTGTTGCGTCATACATTCGCAACCCATATGCTTGATAATGGGGCAGATCTCAATGCTGTTAAAGATTTACTCGGTCATGCGAGTTTAGCAGCTACGCAGGTCTATACCCATAATTCTTTGGAGAAGCTGAAAACAGTATTTGATCAAGCTCATCCAAAAGCCTAA
- the hpf gene encoding ribosome hibernation-promoting factor, HPF/YfiA family, whose protein sequence is MKLQMHSIHFDADQKLVNFIQKKADKLETFYDRIIDGEVIMKVENVDSRDNKVIEIKINIPGAQLFAKRQSKSFEAGADEVIESLRRQLKKRKEKMIAH, encoded by the coding sequence ATGAAACTACAGATGCATTCCATTCATTTTGACGCAGATCAAAAGTTGGTAAATTTCATCCAGAAAAAGGCAGACAAATTAGAGACCTTTTACGACCGAATAATTGACGGTGAAGTTATCATGAAGGTGGAAAATGTTGATTCGAGGGATAATAAAGTTATTGAGATTAAAATCAATATTCCTGGTGCTCAGCTGTTTGCCAAAAGACAGTCAAAATCTTTTGAAGCGGGTGCAGATGAGGTGATTGAATCACTTCGAAGACAATTAAAAAAGAGAAAAGAGAAAATGATAGCTCATTGA